CATAAAAAATGGTGAGGTGGCGCAAAATGGCACCATTAAAGTCGATACTGTGCTTGAGAACCTAGATCCAAATCTCAACCAAGATGCTTTAGCGGCCACGCTGAAATTTCTAGGTTTCTTTACCGGTGGTGACTTACCTTCAGGGATTAGTGGTTCATCAAAAATTCAAGGTTTAGAATCTTGGGAAGCTCAAAATACCGGCTTAGAGGCCGAGGATGTCACGACCTTTGGCATTATGACCAATTATTTCTTCACCGATAATATTTCTCTAGAAATCAAAGCCGGTATTCCACCTAAAGTCGATATTATGGGAAAAGGTAAAATTTCTGCACCTTTCGCCGCCATTGCTACACCGCAAATTGGAAATCTTCCGCTAGATTTCTTAGAAATTGGTTTAAAAAATGATATTGCAATTGCGGACTTAGATGCCCATGGCAAAGCAGCTGAAGCGCGCGCATGGACACCCGCATTTGAGTTTCAATACCACTTTGGCAAGACTGGAGTGAATAAGTTTCGGCCTTATGTCGGCGTGGGTCTGATGTATGCATATTTTAATGAATTGGAGATGAACCCTGCCCTTGAAAAAGATTTGGTCACCGCAGGTCATATGATTGCCAATATCAAGCAAGGCAATGCAGGTGCAGCTTTAGAAAAAAAGGAAAGTAGCGCAAATCCAGTGGTGGAACTTGAAGCCTCTGATGCATTCGCACCGGTTGCGACAGTCGGTTTTACCTATGACTTTAATGATCGTTGGTTTGCAGTCGGTTCAGTCAGTTATGCCCATTTAAAAGGTGAAACCACCATTACCGTGAAAGATGCTCAACTCGGTGAGTTGGTTCAAGCCAAATCCGATATCGAAATTAACCCCATTTTAGGTTATGCCGGTGTAGGTTACCGTTTCTAAGTTACCGTTTCTAAGTTACCGTTTCTAAACAGCTACCATTTCTAAAAAAGAGACACCATTTAAAGTGACCTTGAGGTCGCTTTTTTTAACTCTCGATTTAGATCTCATTTTAAGCGTGTTGTTAAACCTTCAATCTTCATGTATTTTTTGCATAAATATTTTTTATTGATTGATAAAAAATAATTCTATCGTCATCATTCTATTGAACACTTACAATTTGAACAATAACAAATCAATGGCTTGATTATGTCTGACACTCGTTTTTCTAAACCGCTTATTTATATGCTCATTGGGAGTGCTTTTATTTTGGCATTATCGCTGGGCGTCCGACATGGTTTTGGACTGTATTTGGTTCCAATGAGTCATGAGTTCAATTGGAATCATGGTGTGTTTAGTCTTGCCATTGCCTTGCAAAACCTTCTATGGGGAGCTGTACAGCCGTTTACTGGAGCACTTGCTGACAAGTATGGCAGTAAAATAGTCGTAGCGACAGGTGGTGTACTCTATGTCATTGGCCTAGTGCTCATGGCATTTAGCTCAAGTGGCATTTTGATTAATTTAAGCCTTGGACTCATCATTGGTCTTGCACTCTCTGCCACCTCATTTTCAGTTTTACTCTCTGCGGTAGGTCGCGCGGCGCATCCGAGTAAGCGCAGTATGGCGATGGGTATTGCCAGTGCAGCAGGATCATTTGGTCAATTCATTATGTTGCCCACGACCCTGCTGTTATTGCAACAATTTGGTTGGTCGTCTGCCTTATTAATCACGGCTATTTTAGTTGCATTGATTGTGCCTTTAGCGTTTATGCTCAAAGCGCCCATGTATCAAGCACCCAATGTGCTAGCAAATGCAAATCAACCCTCTTTAGGTTTTAAGCAAATTCTAATTATTGCCAAAAATCATAAACCTTTTATTTGGCTAGGTTTAGGATTTCTCGTCTGTGGCTTCCAAGTGGTTTTCTTAGGGATTCATCTACCCGGCTATTTGACTGATCATGGTTTTAGCACCACCACGGGCACCATATTTCTGGCTTTGGTGGGGCTGTTTAATATTGTGGGAACCTATACGGCAGGTTGGCTTGGCGACAAATACTCCAAGCCTAAATTACTAATGTGGTTGTATGGTTTACGCGGTATTGCCATCATTACTTTTCTGAGCTTGCCGCTCAGTACATGGACCATTTACAGTTTTGCCATCATTATGGGCTTGCTATGGTTGTCGACCGTACCGCTGACCAACGGCATCGTGGCGAATATGTTTGGGGTCAAATACCTGACCATGCTCAGTGGCATTGTGTTTTTTACCCACCAAGTCGGTTCATTTTTCGGTGGCTGGCTCGGCGGTCTTAACCATGATATAACAGGGAACTACAACATCATTTGGGCAATGACCATTGCCTTAAGCGTATTTGGTGTATTGGTGCATTTCTTTGTGAATGAGGAGGCCGTTGTTCATGACTGATAGCACTCAAGGACTTAAAACCATCGTTTTGTTCGGCATTATCATATTATTGGCTTTAGCGTTATTGCTTTGGTCACAAGTACCTGATCTTTTTCTCTATTTCAATCAGGCATTTTGCGCTCATTAATGTGAAATTCTGCATTATTTTGATCAATTTATTAAAAGTTAAACATTCAAATACTTATGAAATTCATAATGAATTTCATAAGTTTATCATTTCTTATGATTTCTGATTTTAGTGATTGTTTTCTAAATTAAATCAATATCGAAATTTAAGAAATACACATGACCAGTCTGACTCAACTCTCACAAGCGATACACGATGCACCGCGTTGGCATCAAACAGATCACTTTCAGAATCCTGCTGATATTCAAATTATCCCTCTAGCACATGAAGCTTTGGGTGC
This genomic window from Acinetobacter sp. TGL-Y2 contains:
- a CDS encoding OmpW/AlkL family protein — translated: MNKTLLYLATSLAAVPTLTYADSPYFSLKDGDGFKRFSVSVGALHVMPQGKAQPIQINTAIKNGEVAQNGTIKVDTVLENLDPNLNQDALAATLKFLGFFTGGDLPSGISGSSKIQGLESWEAQNTGLEAEDVTTFGIMTNYFFTDNISLEIKAGIPPKVDIMGKGKISAPFAAIATPQIGNLPLDFLEIGLKNDIAIADLDAHGKAAEARAWTPAFEFQYHFGKTGVNKFRPYVGVGLMYAYFNELEMNPALEKDLVTAGHMIANIKQGNAGAALEKKESSANPVVELEASDAFAPVATVGFTYDFNDRWFAVGSVSYAHLKGETTITVKDAQLGELVQAKSDIEINPILGYAGVGYRF
- a CDS encoding MFS transporter — translated: MSDTRFSKPLIYMLIGSAFILALSLGVRHGFGLYLVPMSHEFNWNHGVFSLAIALQNLLWGAVQPFTGALADKYGSKIVVATGGVLYVIGLVLMAFSSSGILINLSLGLIIGLALSATSFSVLLSAVGRAAHPSKRSMAMGIASAAGSFGQFIMLPTTLLLLQQFGWSSALLITAILVALIVPLAFMLKAPMYQAPNVLANANQPSLGFKQILIIAKNHKPFIWLGLGFLVCGFQVVFLGIHLPGYLTDHGFSTTTGTIFLALVGLFNIVGTYTAGWLGDKYSKPKLLMWLYGLRGIAIITFLSLPLSTWTIYSFAIIMGLLWLSTVPLTNGIVANMFGVKYLTMLSGIVFFTHQVGSFFGGWLGGLNHDITGNYNIIWAMTIALSVFGVLVHFFVNEEAVVHD